One Glutamicibacter mishrai genomic window carries:
- the dxr gene encoding 1-deoxy-D-xylulose-5-phosphate reductoisomerase gives MSSQKSFTPAGHPRRVSLIGSTGSIGTQGLDVIAQAPGKFSVAALSGGYNLELLARQAVEFRPALVGCASESVDELAAAIKTAANQSSVSGYEPELVAGEHAATTVAAFGEADVVLNGITGAIGLAPTIAALEAGHLLALANKESLIIGGQVVKQIAAPGQISPVDSEHSALAQALRSGSPEEVSKLLVTASGGPFFGYTYDQLREVTPAQALAHPTWDMGRMVTTNSATMVNKALEVIEAHLLFDVPLDRIEPVVHRQSIIHSMVEFIDGSVIAQASPPDMRLPIALGINWPHRVAGAAAACDFTQASNWTFEPLDEEVFFAVKLAKQAAAASGTHMAVYNASNEVAVDAFHEGKIRFTDIVETIQHVLDDYTPVNAELSVETVLETDRWARAHAAKILEAKA, from the coding sequence GTGAGCTCCCAAAAATCTTTTACCCCAGCTGGTCACCCTCGCCGGGTTTCGCTGATCGGTTCTACCGGATCCATTGGCACCCAAGGCCTGGATGTCATTGCCCAGGCGCCGGGAAAATTCTCGGTGGCCGCCCTGTCCGGCGGATACAACCTGGAACTGCTCGCGCGGCAAGCGGTTGAATTCCGCCCGGCTCTTGTGGGCTGTGCCAGTGAATCCGTAGATGAACTTGCCGCTGCGATCAAGACCGCGGCGAACCAATCTTCGGTCAGCGGGTATGAGCCGGAACTGGTTGCGGGGGAGCACGCGGCAACGACCGTCGCGGCTTTTGGCGAGGCCGATGTAGTTCTTAACGGAATCACCGGTGCCATTGGCCTGGCGCCAACCATTGCCGCCTTGGAAGCCGGGCACCTGCTTGCCCTGGCCAACAAGGAATCCCTGATTATCGGCGGGCAGGTAGTCAAGCAGATTGCCGCCCCAGGGCAGATCTCACCTGTCGATTCGGAGCACTCGGCCCTGGCTCAAGCCCTGCGCTCGGGCTCCCCGGAGGAAGTGTCAAAGCTTCTTGTCACGGCATCCGGCGGCCCCTTCTTCGGATACACCTATGACCAGCTGCGTGAAGTGACTCCTGCCCAGGCGCTGGCGCACCCCACCTGGGATATGGGCCGCATGGTGACGACGAACTCCGCGACGATGGTCAACAAGGCACTGGAAGTCATCGAGGCCCACTTGCTCTTCGACGTGCCGCTGGACCGGATCGAGCCGGTGGTCCACCGCCAGTCGATCATTCACTCCATGGTGGAGTTCATCGATGGTTCGGTGATTGCCCAAGCTTCTCCGCCTGATATGCGTCTGCCGATTGCCTTGGGCATCAATTGGCCTCATCGCGTCGCCGGTGCCGCAGCCGCCTGCGATTTCACACAGGCATCGAACTGGACTTTTGAACCCTTGGACGAAGAAGTATTTTTTGCGGTGAAGCTGGCGAAGCAGGCCGCGGCGGCCTCTGGGACCCATATGGCCGTATACAACGCGTCGAATGAAGTTGCCGTGGATGCATTCCACGAGGGCAAGATCCGATTCACTGACATCGTTGAAACCATCCAACACGTACTCGATGACTACACGCCGGTGAACGCGGAACTCAGCGTCGAAACGGTTCTGGAAACCGACCGCTGGGCACGAGCACACGCTGCCAAGATTCTGGAGGCAAAAGCATGA
- a CDS encoding M50 family metallopeptidase, translated as MSVILFIAGVLFMVLAVGLSIALHEIGHLVPAKLFKLRVPQYMIGFGKTLVSFKRGETQYGIKALPLGGYISMVGMYPPRPETDDEQPAKKPSLFQKVFGQMVDDARSQANENVLPSDEGRLFYQLPVYKRVIIMLGGPLMNLVIGFVVIAIVLTSFGQATPTTTVSEVYQCIASAENANKTECTDKDVPAPAYEAGLRPGDTITAVNGNAVEQGEWNKLTDVIRVNPGQSITLEYQRDGQSHTTKLTPYLTDRPATDDNGYVQTDDQGNYIMTKVGFVGMSSLQQDLTQPLSAVPGVIGDQLLTIGNVILHLPQRMVDVAQAAFGDGQRDPNGPVSIVGVGRIAGEISAEDSISVADKFATLLSLVGGLNLALFAFNLIPLLPLDGGHVVGALYDGIKRLFARVFNLKNIKPVDTVKLLPLTYMVVVAMLVMGGLLIYADIFKPIQLF; from the coding sequence ATGAGCGTCATCTTGTTCATCGCCGGTGTGCTGTTCATGGTGCTGGCAGTGGGGCTTTCCATCGCTCTTCACGAAATCGGGCACCTGGTCCCGGCCAAGCTGTTCAAGCTGCGAGTACCGCAGTACATGATCGGTTTTGGCAAAACACTCGTTTCCTTCAAACGGGGCGAAACCCAGTACGGAATAAAGGCCCTTCCGCTGGGCGGCTATATCTCCATGGTGGGCATGTATCCGCCGCGTCCAGAAACCGATGATGAGCAGCCGGCCAAGAAGCCGAGCCTCTTCCAGAAGGTCTTCGGGCAGATGGTTGACGACGCGCGCTCGCAAGCCAATGAAAACGTGCTGCCCAGTGATGAGGGGCGCCTGTTCTACCAGCTCCCGGTCTACAAGCGCGTGATCATCATGCTCGGTGGCCCGTTGATGAACCTGGTCATCGGCTTTGTTGTCATTGCCATCGTGCTCACCAGCTTCGGGCAGGCAACACCAACGACGACGGTTTCCGAGGTGTATCAGTGCATCGCCAGCGCGGAAAACGCCAATAAGACCGAATGCACGGATAAGGATGTTCCGGCACCTGCCTATGAGGCGGGGCTGCGTCCCGGCGATACCATTACCGCCGTCAACGGCAATGCGGTCGAGCAGGGCGAATGGAACAAGCTGACCGACGTGATCCGGGTGAATCCTGGACAGTCGATCACTCTCGAATACCAGCGGGACGGGCAAAGCCACACCACCAAACTGACCCCCTACCTCACCGACCGGCCTGCCACAGATGACAACGGGTATGTGCAAACAGATGACCAAGGCAACTACATCATGACCAAGGTCGGCTTCGTGGGGATGAGCTCATTGCAGCAGGACCTGACCCAGCCGCTGAGCGCGGTGCCCGGGGTTATCGGCGACCAGCTGCTGACCATTGGCAATGTCATTTTGCACCTGCCGCAGCGCATGGTTGACGTGGCCCAGGCAGCCTTCGGGGATGGCCAGCGCGATCCCAATGGTCCGGTGTCCATTGTCGGCGTGGGGCGAATCGCTGGCGAGATCAGTGCCGAGGACTCCATTTCGGTGGCCGACAAATTCGCGACTCTGCTCTCCTTGGTTGGCGGGCTGAACCTTGCTTTATTCGCTTTCAACCTGATTCCGCTCCTGCCACTTGATGGCGGGCACGTAGTTGGCGCCCTGTATGACGGCATCAAGCGGCTATTTGCCCGAGTCTTCAACCTGAAAAATATTAAGCCGGTGGACACGGTGAAGCTCTTGCCGCTGACTTACATGGTGGTGGTTGCCATGCTGGTCATGGGTGGCCTCTTAATATATGCAGACATCTTTAAGCCAATACAGTTGTTCTGA
- a CDS encoding YciI family protein — MTVFAVEYVYADDSVELRNEHRPAHREYLVSFVNEGPVRVLASGPTPATDGALLIFAAESEAALNEVLANDPFNKVGAIAEANISEWNPVIGLLKEFSA; from the coding sequence ATGACTGTTTTTGCTGTTGAATATGTTTACGCCGATGACTCCGTTGAGTTGCGTAATGAACACCGCCCGGCACACCGCGAGTACCTTGTCAGCTTCGTGAACGAGGGACCTGTGCGGGTTCTGGCCTCGGGCCCGACTCCCGCTACCGACGGCGCCCTGTTGATCTTTGCTGCTGAATCGGAAGCCGCATTGAACGAGGTATTGGCCAACGACCCGTTCAACAAGGTCGGCGCAATCGCTGAGGCCAACATTTCCGAGTGGAACCCGGTCATCGGGCTCTTGAAGGAATTCTCGGCCTAG
- the arfB gene encoding alternative ribosome rescue aminoacyl-tRNA hydrolase ArfB: MDLHVDENLVIPSNELAWNFTRSTGPGGQHVNTSDSRVELSWSVSASRALSAWQRQRLLDKFAARLVSGALVVRASEERSQWRNRQIAMEKLARLIAQGLAPDAPKRKPTKPTRGSQRKRLNAKSNRSTTKQLRRKPGQE, encoded by the coding sequence ATGGACTTACACGTCGATGAAAACCTAGTGATCCCTTCGAACGAACTTGCATGGAATTTTACGAGGTCCACCGGGCCGGGCGGCCAGCATGTGAATACGTCGGATTCCCGGGTCGAGCTGTCATGGTCCGTGAGTGCCTCGCGCGCATTATCGGCTTGGCAACGTCAGCGCTTGCTCGACAAATTCGCGGCCCGGCTGGTGTCCGGAGCGCTGGTTGTACGGGCTTCCGAAGAGCGGTCGCAGTGGAGGAATCGCCAGATCGCCATGGAGAAGCTGGCTCGGCTTATTGCCCAAGGCTTGGCCCCCGACGCACCTAAGCGAAAGCCCACAAAACCGACGCGGGGATCCCAACGCAAAAGGCTGAACGCGAAATCCAACAGATCCACCACGAAGCAGTTGCGACGAAAGCCTGGGCAAGAATAA
- a CDS encoding NAD(P)H-dependent oxidoreductase: MATKVLTLVGSLRNGSTNQQLAEATSHNAPEGMEVSVFSGLENIPFYNEDNDVEGSVPAAAQALRDAASGSDALMLVTPEYNGTMPAVLKNAIDWLSRPFGASPVSGKPTVVVGTAFGQYGGVWAQDEARKALGIAGAKVLEDVKLAIPNSVVRFAELHPKDDAEVVEQVTSVLNSIKEIAEAN, translated from the coding sequence ATGGCCACTAAGGTCCTCACCCTCGTTGGTTCCCTGCGCAACGGTTCGACCAACCAGCAGTTGGCGGAAGCTACCTCCCACAACGCCCCAGAAGGTATGGAAGTTTCCGTATTCAGCGGCCTGGAGAACATTCCTTTCTACAACGAAGACAACGACGTTGAGGGCAGCGTTCCAGCTGCGGCTCAGGCACTTCGTGATGCAGCTTCCGGCTCTGACGCCCTGATGCTGGTCACCCCTGAGTACAACGGCACCATGCCAGCAGTCCTGAAGAACGCCATTGACTGGCTGTCCCGTCCATTCGGTGCAAGCCCAGTCTCCGGCAAGCCAACCGTTGTCGTTGGAACCGCATTCGGCCAGTACGGTGGCGTGTGGGCTCAGGATGAAGCTCGCAAGGCACTGGGCATCGCAGGCGCCAAGGTTCTGGAAGATGTCAAGCTGGCCATCCCTAACTCGGTTGTTCGCTTCGCTGAACTTCACCCAAAGGATGACGCTGAGGTTGTCGAGCAGGTAACTTCCGTGCTCAACAGCATCAAGGAAATTGCTGAAGCCAACTAA
- the ispG gene encoding flavodoxin-dependent (E)-4-hydroxy-3-methylbut-2-enyl-diphosphate synthase produces MTSVSLGMPAGPPPVLAPRRKTRQFQVGSVGVGSESPISVQSMTTTKTHDINATLQQIAELTAAGCDIVRVACPTDKDAEALKIIAMKSQIPVIADIHFQPKYVFAAIEAGCGAVRVNPGNIRQFDDQVKEIAQAAKDHGTSIRIGVNAGSLDRRLLQKYGKATPEALVESAVWEASLFEEHGFHDFKISVKHNDPVIMVRAYELLAERGDWPLHLGVTEAGPAFQGTIKSATAFGALLSQGIGDTIRVSLSAPPVEEVKVGNQILESLNLRPRKLDIVSCPSCGRAQVDVYTLAEQVTEGLEGMKAPLRVAVMGCVVNGPGEARDADLGVASGNGKGQIFVKGEVIKTVPEDQIVETLIEEANRLADEMGLNDDENPASGSPVVSVS; encoded by the coding sequence TTGACTTCGGTCAGCCTAGGCATGCCGGCAGGCCCACCGCCGGTACTCGCACCACGTCGCAAGACTCGCCAATTCCAGGTCGGGTCTGTCGGGGTCGGCTCTGAATCGCCGATTTCGGTCCAGTCGATGACCACCACCAAAACTCACGACATCAACGCGACGCTGCAGCAGATCGCTGAGTTGACCGCTGCTGGTTGTGACATCGTGCGTGTCGCCTGCCCTACGGACAAGGACGCGGAAGCACTGAAGATCATTGCGATGAAGTCGCAGATCCCGGTGATCGCTGACATCCACTTCCAGCCAAAGTACGTCTTTGCGGCCATTGAAGCCGGTTGCGGTGCCGTTCGCGTGAACCCGGGCAACATCCGCCAATTCGATGACCAGGTCAAGGAAATCGCACAGGCCGCCAAGGACCACGGCACCTCGATCCGTATTGGTGTTAATGCCGGCTCGCTGGACCGTCGCCTGTTGCAGAAGTACGGGAAAGCCACTCCGGAGGCACTGGTTGAATCCGCAGTGTGGGAAGCTTCGCTGTTCGAAGAACACGGTTTCCACGACTTCAAGATCTCGGTCAAGCACAATGACCCCGTCATCATGGTTCGCGCGTACGAACTGCTGGCAGAACGCGGCGACTGGCCACTGCACCTGGGCGTGACTGAAGCCGGCCCGGCCTTCCAGGGCACCATCAAGTCCGCTACCGCATTCGGCGCGCTGCTGTCCCAGGGCATCGGCGACACCATTCGCGTTTCGCTGTCCGCACCTCCTGTTGAAGAGGTCAAGGTAGGCAACCAGATTCTTGAATCGCTGAACTTGCGACCTCGCAAGCTGGACATTGTTTCCTGCCCTTCATGCGGTCGTGCCCAAGTGGACGTCTACACCTTGGCAGAACAGGTAACCGAGGGCCTTGAAGGCATGAAGGCACCACTGCGTGTCGCTGTCATGGGTTGCGTTGTCAACGGTCCTGGTGAAGCTCGTGACGCTGATCTCGGCGTGGCTTCGGGTAACGGCAAGGGCCAGATCTTCGTCAAGGGCGAAGTTATCAAGACCGTGCCTGAAGACCAGATTGTTGAGACGCTGATTGAAGAAGCCAACCGTTTGGCTGACGAAATGGGACTGAACGATGACGAGAATCCTGCCTCGGGTTCTCCCGTGGTCTCCGTCAGCTAA
- a CDS encoding DUF4081 domain-containing GNAT family N-acetyltransferase has translation MSRRDTTALIELLDRDPVANIFTRSQVNLHRSAAPDGFAHIVGLDGEDGLESACWVGANVAPTLMSEVEAKKYAQHALDSRQRFASVFGPAQSVLAMHEVLREGPQAIFDVRENQPLLTISQPPVGMRRNRIRPARIHEFDLVLPASAAMFEEELGYSPLENGGSFYRSRVRQLIRDAYTVIDRDDDGEVIFKADLGTVTDEVVQIQGVWINPKYRGLGLAAGYMSSTVDYAMQFAPVVSLYVNDFNVPALKTYQRIGFEQIGTFATILF, from the coding sequence TTGAGCCGTCGTGACACGACGGCTCTGATCGAGTTGCTCGACCGCGACCCCGTCGCCAATATTTTCACCCGTTCCCAGGTGAACCTGCACCGTTCGGCCGCACCAGATGGCTTTGCCCATATTGTGGGGCTCGACGGTGAAGACGGGCTCGAATCGGCATGCTGGGTGGGCGCCAACGTGGCGCCTACCCTCATGTCCGAGGTCGAGGCCAAGAAGTATGCACAGCATGCCCTGGACTCCCGCCAACGATTCGCCTCGGTTTTCGGCCCAGCCCAGTCTGTGCTGGCCATGCACGAGGTGCTGCGCGAGGGTCCGCAAGCCATCTTTGATGTCAGGGAAAACCAACCCCTGCTGACGATTTCCCAGCCGCCTGTTGGAATGCGGCGCAACCGTATTCGTCCTGCGCGCATTCACGAATTTGATCTTGTACTCCCAGCCAGCGCTGCCATGTTCGAGGAAGAACTGGGCTATTCGCCGCTGGAAAATGGCGGCAGTTTTTATCGAAGCCGCGTCCGGCAACTCATCCGGGATGCGTACACGGTCATCGACCGTGACGATGACGGTGAAGTCATTTTCAAGGCGGATCTAGGTACCGTAACCGATGAAGTAGTTCAGATCCAAGGTGTGTGGATCAATCCCAAATACAGGGGTCTTGGCTTAGCCGCCGGATATATGAGTAGCACCGTTGACTACGCTATGCAGTTCGCGCCCGTAGTGAGCCTGTACGTCAATGATTTTAATGTTCCTGCCCTGAAGACCTATCAGCGCATTGGCTTTGAGCAAATAGGCACTTTTGCAACTATCTTGTTCTGA